The stretch of DNA TCAAGCCGTCCTGGCCGTTCTGGCACCAGGTCACCGCAAAGCCGCTGCGGCCCAGATGTTCGTGGACATAGGCACCGAGCACCGGATCGTCTTCGATGGAAAGAATGCGTGGCTGGCCAGCGGAAACAGGAGTCATGAGTATCTGCAAGTAATTCTCAGTTGAGAGCGATTATTCAAGATTGCCCGTCATCGGGCAACCCAAGGTTGACCGGCCGGACAAACGAGCCTGCCCCCGCCGACCGATGCCGAGATGATTTTTCCGAAGATTGCCTGCCTGCAAATCGCTACACTGCGCCCATACCGCGTGCCGGACGCACGTGCGAGTCAACAGTTCAGCGGGATGCAGGAGATGGGTGTGCTCAAGAAACTGGGAATCAAAGGTCGCGTATTGTTGCTGACCCTGTTGCCGACCAGCCTGATGGCGTTGGTCCTCGGTGGCTATTTCACCTGGATGCAACAGTCCGACCTGCAGACCCAATTGATGCAGCGCGGTGAAATGATCGCCGAACAACTGGCGCCGCTGGTCGCGCCGGCCATGGGCCACGGCAACACCGATCTGCTGGAACGCATCGCCACCCAGTCCCTCGAACAACCCGACGTGCGCGCCGTCACCTTCCTCGCCCCTGACCGCACACCGCTGGCGCATGCCGGCCCGACCATGCTCAATCAGGCGCCCAGCGGCGACAGCGCGCTACTGCAACGGCGCAGCGGCAATGACGCCACCCGTTACCTGATGCCCGTGTTCGGCAAGCATCGCAATCTTGCCGGCGACGTGATCCCGGCAGAGTCCGAGCGCCTGCTCGGCTGGGTCGAACTGGAGCTGTCGCACAACGGCATGCTGCTGCGCGGTTACCGCAGCCTGTTTGCCAGCCTGCTGCTGATTGCCGCGGGCCTGGCCGGCGCCGCCCTGCTCGCGTTGCGCATGGGCCGCACCATCAACCGCCCGTTGAGCCAGATCAAACACGCCGTCGCCCAGCTCAAGGACGGTCATCTGGAAACCCGTCTGCCACCGCTCGGCAGTCAGGAGCTGGACGAGTTGGCCTCGGGCATCAATCGGATGGCCGGCACCTTGCAGAACGCTCGCGAAGAGCTGCAGCACAGCGTCGATCAGGCCACCGAAGACGTGCGCCAGAACCTGGAAACCATCGAGATCCAGAACATCGAACTGGACCTGGCGCGCAAAGAAGCGCTGGAGGCGAGCCGAATCAAATCCGAGTTCCTCGCCAACATGAGCCACGAGATCCGCACGCCGCTCAACGGCATTCTCGGCTTCACGCACCTGTTGCAGAAAAGCGAACTGACCCCGCGCCAGCTTGACTATCTGGGCACCATCGAAAAGTCCGCCGACAGCCTGCTGGGGATCATCAACGAGATCCTCGATTTCTCGAAGATCGAGGCCGGCAAGCTGGTGCTCGATCATATTCCGTTCAACCTGCGTGACCTGTTGCAGGACACCCTGACGATTCTTGCGCCGGCAGCCCACGCCAAACAATTGGAGCTGGTGAGTCTGGTGTACCGCGACACGCCGCTGTCGCTGGTCGGCGATCCGCTGCGTCTGAAGCAGATCCTCACCAACCTGGTCAGCAACGCGATCAAGTTCACCCGCGAAGGCACCATCGTCGCGCGCGCCATGCTTGAAGAAGAACACGAGGACAGCGTGCAACTGCGCATCAGCATTCAGGACACCGGCATCGGTCTGTCGAGTCAGGATGTGCGCGCGTTGTTCCAGGCCTTCAGTCAGGCCGACAACTCGTTGTCGCGCCAGCCCGGCGGCACCGGCCTTGGCCTGGTGATTTCCAAGCGCCTGATCGAACAGATGGGCGGCGAAATCGGTGTCGACAGCACCCCCGGTGAAGGCTCGGAATTCTGGATCAGCCTGAGCTTGCCGAAAACCCGCGACGACACCGACGACCTTCCCGCCCCACCGCTGCTCGGGCGCCGGGTAGCCGTGCTGGAAAATCACGAACTGGCGCGTCAGGCCCTGCAGCATCAGTTGGAAGACTGTGGCCTCGACGTCACGCCCTTCAACACCCTGGAGAGCCTGACCAATGGCGTCACCGGCGCCCACCAGACCGATCAGGCGATCGACCTCGCCGTGCTCGGCATCACCAGCAACGACATGCTCCCTGAACGCCTGAACCAGCACATCTGGGATCTGGAGCACCTGGGCTGCAAAGTATTGGTGCTGTGCCCGACCACCGAACAGACGCTGTTCCATCTCTCGGTACCCAATCCGCACAGTCAGCTCCAGGCAAAACCGGCTTGCACGCGCAAACTGCGCCGGGCCCTGGCGGATCTGGCCAACCCGCGCCAGCCGCGCAACGAACCGGGCGAACCGCTATCGAGCCGCGCGCCGAAAGTGCTGTGCGTCGACGACAACCCGGCCAACCTGTTGCTGGTACAGACCCTGCTCGAAGACATGGGCGCCAAGGTCCTGGCCGTGGAAAGCGGCTATGCCGCCGTCAAATCGGTGCAAAGCGAATCTTTCGACCTGGTGCTGATGGACGTGCAGATGCCGGGCATGGACGGGCGCCAGACCACGGAAACCATCCGCCAGTGGGAGAGCGAACGGCATTGCACGCCGCTGCCGATCGTCGCCCTCACCGCCCACGCCATGGCCAACGAGAAACGCGCCTTGCTGCAAAGCGGCATGGACGACTACCTGACCAAACCGATCAGCGAACGGCAACTGGCGCAAGTGGTGCTGAAGTGGACCGGCCTGGCCTTGCGCAACCAAGGACCGGAGCGGGTCAATGACAGCACGACCGGCAACAATGAACTGCCGGTACTGGACCACGAAGAAGGCCTGCGCCTGGCCGCGGGCAAGGCCGATCTGGCGGCAGACATGCTGGCGATGCTGCTCGCTTCGCTGGAGGCCGACCGCGAAGCCATTCGCGCCGCGTGTGAAAGCCGTGACCAGAACGCGCTGATCGAGCGCGTGCATCGCCTGCACGGTGCGACCCGGTATTGCGGCGTACCGCAGTTGCGCGCGGCCTGCCAGCGCAGTGAAACCCTGCTCAAACAGGGCGACCCGAAAGCAGTGGCGGCGCTGGAAGAGTTGGAGCGAGCAATCAATCGCCTCGCGACGCAAGCCAGGATCAGCGCCTGATCCACGGCAATGCCGCGCACGTTGTCCCACGCTAAAGTGAGGGCGGGTCAACACTGACTCGCCACCCCGCGCCAAGGAGGAATACATGCGCACGATCGTTTTCAGCAGCCAGACCTACGACCGCGACAGTTTCCTCGCCGCCGACTGCCCGGCCACTATCGAGCTGCACTTTCAACCGGCCCGACTCAGTCTCGACACGGCCGCGCTGGCCGAGCAGCACGAAGTGGTCTGCGCCTTCATCAACGATGATCTCAGTGCGCCAGTGCTGGAGCGCCTCGCCGCCGGCGGCACGCGGCTGATCGCCCTGCGCTCGGCGGGCTACAACCATGTCGATCTGGTCGCGGCGAAACGCCTCGGGCTGGCCGTGGTGCGGGTGCCGGCCTACTCGCCGCATGCGGTGGCCGAACATGCCGTGGCGCTGATCCTGGCGCTCAATCGGCGCCTGCACCGCGCTTACAACCGCACCCGCGAAGGTGATTTCAGCCTGCACGGCCTGACCGGTTTCGATCTGGTGGGCAAGACCGTCGGCATTGTCGGCACCGGACAGATCGGTGCCACATTCGCGAAAATCATGCACGGTTTCGGCTGTGAATTGCTGGCCTATGACCCGTACCCGAACCCCGCAGTCGAGGCCTTGGGGGCACGTTATCTGAGCTTGCCGGAGCTGCTTGCGCAGTCGCGGATCATCAGCCTGCACTGCCCGCTCAACACGCAGAGCAAACACTTGATCAACCGCGAGTCACTGGCGCACCTGCAACCGGGAGCGATGCTGATCAACACTGGGCGCGGCGGTCTGGTGGACACACCTGCACTGATCGACGCCTTGAAGGACGGCCAACTGGGCTATCTGGGACTGGATGTCTATGAAGAAGAAGCGCAGCTGTTTTTCGAGGATCGCTCCGACCTGCCGTTGCAGGACGACGTGCTGGCGCGGTTGCTGACGTTCCCGAACGTGATCATCACCGCGCACCAGGCGTTTCTGACCCATGAAGCACTGGGCGCAATTGCCGCGACCACCCTGCACAACATCGCGACCTGGGCCGCAGGCGCGCCGCAGAACCAGGTTGAAGGTTGAAGGTTGAAGGCTTATCGGTTTACTTCGGCGACAGCGAGGAGGCCAGGATCAGCAGGGCCAACCAGCCAAATCCGAAAAAGCGCTGCTTCATCGAGTGACCGTTACGCAGCAGGAACCAGACAAAAACCATCGGCAGCAGAAACACCATGATCTTCAACCAGCCTTCCACCGGACGCGAACCGTCGGCGTTGACCTGCAGTTGAGGTGCTCGCGCTGGTTCCGGTTGCCGACGGCGGCGACCGACCGCAGCGGGTGTCGCTCTCGGCGCGGGCTCCGGGGCCGGCGGCAGGACAAACGCCTCGGGCACGGATTTGTTACGTGGCAGGCTGCCAAATGAAATCGTCGACGTTGCGGCGGCGGCTGCTTGCGCCGGGGTATGCCCATGCTGCTGCGCCATCGGAGCACCACAATGAATGCACGCCTTTACTTCCGAGCTGATGCTCCGCTTGCATTCATAACATTCGATCAGCGCCATGTTCCGTTCCCTCAGAGTGAAGGGCGGCAGTTTGCCATGTGCGTCGACCAATTTGAACCGGATCGAAGGTCGCACGCGTTCGCCATCCTGCAATCAAGCCCGTGCTAGCATGTCGCGCATATTTGGAGGACCCATGGTCGAACACGATTTCCGCTACACCCTGATGAACCCGCAACACACCCTCACCGAATGCCGCGCCCTCGTACCGGGCCGCTATCAGGTCACCGGCAATGGTGGCTCGATCCGCAACGGTGACGTCCTGTTGGTCACTCTCAAAGGCAGCAAGGACTTGTCCATGCGCCTGACCGTCGACACCGTGCGACACCTGATCAATCCGCCGGGCCAATGGACCGCGATGACCACCGGCCCGGTATTCGGCGAACTGGCGATCCACACCTGGCAGGTCAACTGCGACAGCTGCGCCAAAGAGCTGAACTTCGAGTTCGCGGTCGACGCCAAGCTGGGCAAGAACGCCGAGAAACCGGCCGCCACCGCGCGCATCGCCGAGTTGGGCTGGAAAGCCGTCGGTGACAAGCACCTGTGCCCGAAATGCCAGGAGCCTGCGTGATGAAACGCCTTGCCCTGCCCCTGCTGGTCGGTGCCGCTCTGGTGGGCTGTGCCGCAGAGCCTGTGCAATTGCAACAGAACCGCAGCTACATTCTGGAGTGGATCGGCGAGCGGCCATTGATGGATTACAGCCACCTGACCGTGACCCTCGGGGACGATGGCCGCGCGTATGGCAACGGCGGCTGCAACCACTGGTTCGCACCGTACACCCTCGAAGGCGACAAGCTGAGCTTCGGCCCGATCGGCAAGACCCGCAAACTCTGCGCACCGGCACTGATGGAGCAGGAACAACGCTTCCTGCAGGCGCTGCAAGGTGTCGAGCGCTGGGACATCTCGCCGATCGAGCAGATGCGCTTCTGGCCCGCTGAAGGCAAGCCGCTGCGCTGGTGGCTGGAAGAGGGTTAATCCTCTCCTGCTGCTGAGACTACCCTGTGGCGAGGGGATTTATCCCCGATGGGTCGCGGAGCGACCCCCTTCGGAGAGTCAGGATAAACCGAGCTCTCGGGTTTCAGGGCTGCTGCGCAGCCCATCGGGGATAAATCCCCTCACCACAAAACCTCACGTGTTCTACTTGGCAGCCTGCAACGCCTCCAGCTTGGCCAAAACTCCCGCCGCCGTCTGCTCGCCCATCAACTGCTCACGCACCTTGCCCTTGTTGTCGATGATGTAAGTCACCGGCAAGGCCTCACTGCGCGGCAGGTCGAACAGGTCCGCCGGATCCTGCGCCAGCACGGTGAACTTGATGCCCAGTTTCTCGCTGGCAGACTTGAGATCCTCGCCCTGTACGTTGTCGAAGTTGACCCCGAATACGCCGATGTTCTTGCTCTTCAACTCGTCAGACAAATGATTCAGTTCGGGAATTTCCGTGCGGCATGGCCCGCACCATTCGGCCCAGTAATTGAGCACTACCCATTGCTTGTCCAGACGCTCGGACGCCACCTTCTGACCGTTCTGGTCTGTGCCGTAGTCGTTCCCGCAGCCCCCCAGCATCAACGCCCCGATCATCGTCAATGCCGCTGCCAATCGCCGTGTCATGTCGTGTTCCCTGGTCAAAAATTGAATGCGCCTGCGACCCATCGCCTCTGAAGGTTCTGGATTGCGCGCTGCACAGTTAGAATAGCCGCCACTTTACGCCAGAAGCGACCCGCCATGACCGATCTGACGCTTTATCACAATCCGCGCTGCTCGAAATCCCGCGGTGCGCTGGAACTTCTTGAGGCCCGAGGCCTGACCCCGAACGTGGTGCGTTACCTGGAAACCCCGCTGGACACCGCGCAGATCAAGGCCTTGCTCGGCAAGCTGAACATCAGCGCGCGGCAACTGCTGCGCACTGGAGAAGATGAATACAAAATGCTTCAGCTGGCTGACGCCAGCCTTAGCGAAGCGCAACTGATCGCCGCCATCGCCGCGCATCCGAAACTGATGGAACGGCCAATTCTCGAAGTCGGCGACAAGGCGGTGATCGGCCGTCCACCGGAGCAGATCCTGGAGTTGCTGCCGTGAGCGCGCCGTACATTCTGGTGCTGTATTACAGCCGCAGTGGCTCGACCAACGAGATGGCCCGACAGATTGCCCGCGGTGTCGAGCAAGCCGGCCTCGAAGCGCGCCTGCGCACTGTGCCGGCGATTTCCACCGAGTGTGAAGCGGTGGCCCCGGACATCCCCGAGGAAGGCGCGCTCTACGCCACCCTCGATGACCTGAAAAACTGTGCCGGTCTGGCCCTCGGCAGCCCGACCCGCTTCGGCAACATGGCCGCACCGCTCAAGTACTTCCTCGACGGCACCAGCAACCTGTGGCTGACCGGCGCCCTGGTCGGCAAACCGGCCGGCGTGTTCACCTCCACCGCCAGCCTGCACGGCGGCCAGGAAACCACCCTGCTGTCGATGATGTTGCCGCTGTTGCACCACGGCATGCTGATCACCGGCCTGCCGTACAGCGAGTCGGCGCTGCTGGAAACCCAGGGCGGCGGCACACCTTACGGCGCCAGTCATCATGCCGGGGCTGATGGCAAAAAAGGTCTCGATCAGCACGAAATGGCACTGTGCCGCGCACTGGGTCTGCGCCTGGCCAAGACCGCACAAAAACTGGAGGGCTGAGGGTGGCGAAGAAACCGAAAATCCTGCCCTCCGTCGGGTGGCTCGAACCCCGCGTCAAGGCGATGCGGATCATCAGCCTGCTGTGTTTCCTTGGCCTTGCCGGGCTGCTTGCCGCTTACTATCTGGTGTTCGCCGACCTGCACGGCGCCCGACCGTGGGTGATTCTGCTGGTCGAACTGATCCCGTGGCTCGTCCTTGCACCTGCGATGATCATGGGCAGCGCACGTGGGCATTCGTGGATGTGTTTTGTGGTGAACCTGTATTTCATCAAAGGCGCATTGGCGGCCTATGACCCGAGCCGACAGCTGTTTGGGGTGCTGGAAATGATCGCGAGCCTGGCGCTGTTCTGCTCGGCACTGCTGTATGTGCGATGGCGTTATCAGTTAAATCGCAAACTGGCTGGCGAGGGCGGGATCAGCGGCGCCTGAACTGACGCCGTCGCAGGAAAACCCGCACACACAGGGGCCTGTGCATGTCTGTGGATCAGGCCTCGACCTGAGTCCACTGCTTGCTCAGGCGCTTGTCCGAGATCGGCGCTTTCGTCCCCAACTGCTGGGCGAACAGCGAAACCCGGTATTCCTCCAGCCACCAGCGATACAACTCAAGCTGCGGATCGCGCTTACCCTCTTGGGCGTGCTTGGCGGCGCGGGTCTGGTATTGCGTCCAGAGACCGGCCAGTTCGCCGCTCCAGACCCGATCCTTCTGCACCTGCGCGCCCAGTTTCTCGAAACGCTGCTCGACCGCCTTCAGATAACGCGGCAACTCCTTGAGCCATGGCATCGGTGTTTCCCGGACAAACCCCGGGTAGACCAAATGGCTGAGTTGCAGCTTGATGTCATTCAGCGCGACCGCTTGTGCCAGATCGATCTTGCCCTTGAAGCGCTTTTGCAGACCGTGCCACAGCTTGAGAATCTCCAGCGTCAGCCGCGCCACGCGCTCAGCGTGTTCGGCCCAGCTGCCGCGCTTGCGTTCGGCCAATGCTGCGAGCCCGGCGCCGTCACGCGGCAACGGGTCTTCGCCTTCCAGAATGCAGCTGTCGAGGCTGGCCAGCAGAATGTCTTCGACCAGCGCATCGACCCGACCCAGCTCACGATAGAGCAGGCCCAACTCGGTGATACCCGGCAGTTTGCCGCGCAGGAATTTCGCCGGCTCGGCCAGTTGCTGCATCAGCAGGCGCTGCAAGGCGCGGCGATGCTGGAACTCGGCTTCGGCCGGGGTCGAGAAACGCCCTTCCTTGACCGTGCCACCCTCTTCCACCAGCGCCGGATATACCGTCATCGACAGCCCGGCGATCTTCTGCTGCGTCTTTTCCGCCACCGGGGCGAAGACCTTGGCCTCCACCGGTTGCTGACTTTTCGCGCTCTGCGGCACCGCCAATGCAGCCTGACTGGCTTCGGCAAAACGCGCAGTCAGCTCGGCCAGGTCACGCCCTTCGCCAAGGAATTTGCCTTGGCCATCGACGATCTCCAGATTCATCCGCAGATGCCCTTCGACCCCTTGTTCAGCTTCCGCCCACGCCTCATCGCTGACCCGTGCGCCGGTCATGCGCAGCAGTTCGCGACCGAGCGCTTGCGGCAACGAACCTTCGGCGAAAGTCATGCGCTGCAACGCCGCCTTGATGAAATCCGGCACCGGCACAAAGTTCTTGCGCAAGGCCTTCGGCAGGTTACGTACCAAGGCAATGCACTTGGCCTCGATCAGCCCCGGCACCAGCCATTCCAGGCGTTCCGGCGGCAGCATTGGCAGCAGCGGCGCCGGCACGCGCAGGGTCACGCCGTCGCGCGGGTGATTGGGTTCGAAGTGATAGGTCAGCGCCAGTTCCAGATCACCGATGTGCAGCGTGTCCGGGTAATCGCGCGCGGTGACTTCACTCGCCTCGCGAGCCAGCACGTCTTCTTCGCGCATGATCAGCAGTTGCGGATTCTTCTGGCTGTTGACCCGATACCAGCTGTCGAAGGTTGCAGTCTGGTGAATCTCCGCCGGCAACCGTGCGTCGTAGAACGCATACAGGGTTTCTTCGTCAGCGAGAATGTCGCGGCGACGG from Pseudomonas sp. P8_229 encodes:
- a CDS encoding response regulator, translating into MLKKLGIKGRVLLLTLLPTSLMALVLGGYFTWMQQSDLQTQLMQRGEMIAEQLAPLVAPAMGHGNTDLLERIATQSLEQPDVRAVTFLAPDRTPLAHAGPTMLNQAPSGDSALLQRRSGNDATRYLMPVFGKHRNLAGDVIPAESERLLGWVELELSHNGMLLRGYRSLFASLLLIAAGLAGAALLALRMGRTINRPLSQIKHAVAQLKDGHLETRLPPLGSQELDELASGINRMAGTLQNAREELQHSVDQATEDVRQNLETIEIQNIELDLARKEALEASRIKSEFLANMSHEIRTPLNGILGFTHLLQKSELTPRQLDYLGTIEKSADSLLGIINEILDFSKIEAGKLVLDHIPFNLRDLLQDTLTILAPAAHAKQLELVSLVYRDTPLSLVGDPLRLKQILTNLVSNAIKFTREGTIVARAMLEEEHEDSVQLRISIQDTGIGLSSQDVRALFQAFSQADNSLSRQPGGTGLGLVISKRLIEQMGGEIGVDSTPGEGSEFWISLSLPKTRDDTDDLPAPPLLGRRVAVLENHELARQALQHQLEDCGLDVTPFNTLESLTNGVTGAHQTDQAIDLAVLGITSNDMLPERLNQHIWDLEHLGCKVLVLCPTTEQTLFHLSVPNPHSQLQAKPACTRKLRRALADLANPRQPRNEPGEPLSSRAPKVLCVDDNPANLLLVQTLLEDMGAKVLAVESGYAAVKSVQSESFDLVLMDVQMPGMDGRQTTETIRQWESERHCTPLPIVALTAHAMANEKRALLQSGMDDYLTKPISERQLAQVVLKWTGLALRNQGPERVNDSTTGNNELPVLDHEEGLRLAAGKADLAADMLAMLLASLEADREAIRAACESRDQNALIERVHRLHGATRYCGVPQLRAACQRSETLLKQGDPKAVAALEELERAINRLATQARISA
- a CDS encoding 2-hydroxyacid dehydrogenase encodes the protein MRTIVFSSQTYDRDSFLAADCPATIELHFQPARLSLDTAALAEQHEVVCAFINDDLSAPVLERLAAGGTRLIALRSAGYNHVDLVAAKRLGLAVVRVPAYSPHAVAEHAVALILALNRRLHRAYNRTREGDFSLHGLTGFDLVGKTVGIVGTGQIGATFAKIMHGFGCELLAYDPYPNPAVEALGARYLSLPELLAQSRIISLHCPLNTQSKHLINRESLAHLQPGAMLINTGRGGLVDTPALIDALKDGQLGYLGLDVYEEEAQLFFEDRSDLPLQDDVLARLLTFPNVIITAHQAFLTHEALGAIAATTLHNIATWAAGAPQNQVEG
- a CDS encoding META domain-containing protein; the protein is MKRLALPLLVGAALVGCAAEPVQLQQNRSYILEWIGERPLMDYSHLTVTLGDDGRAYGNGGCNHWFAPYTLEGDKLSFGPIGKTRKLCAPALMEQEQRFLQALQGVERWDISPIEQMRFWPAEGKPLRWWLEEG
- a CDS encoding TlpA disulfide reductase family protein is translated as MTRRLAAALTMIGALMLGGCGNDYGTDQNGQKVASERLDKQWVVLNYWAEWCGPCRTEIPELNHLSDELKSKNIGVFGVNFDNVQGEDLKSASEKLGIKFTVLAQDPADLFDLPRSEALPVTYIIDNKGKVREQLMGEQTAAGVLAKLEALQAAK
- the arsC gene encoding arsenate reductase (glutaredoxin) (This arsenate reductase requires both glutathione and glutaredoxin to convert arsenate to arsenite, after which the efflux transporter formed by ArsA and ArsB can extrude the arsenite from the cell, providing resistance.); translation: MTDLTLYHNPRCSKSRGALELLEARGLTPNVVRYLETPLDTAQIKALLGKLNISARQLLRTGEDEYKMLQLADASLSEAQLIAAIAAHPKLMERPILEVGDKAVIGRPPEQILELLP
- the wrbA gene encoding NAD(P)H:quinone oxidoreductase, yielding MSAPYILVLYYSRSGSTNEMARQIARGVEQAGLEARLRTVPAISTECEAVAPDIPEEGALYATLDDLKNCAGLALGSPTRFGNMAAPLKYFLDGTSNLWLTGALVGKPAGVFTSTASLHGGQETTLLSMMLPLLHHGMLITGLPYSESALLETQGGGTPYGASHHAGADGKKGLDQHEMALCRALGLRLAKTAQKLEG
- a CDS encoding DUF2069 domain-containing protein, with product MAKKPKILPSVGWLEPRVKAMRIISLLCFLGLAGLLAAYYLVFADLHGARPWVILLVELIPWLVLAPAMIMGSARGHSWMCFVVNLYFIKGALAAYDPSRQLFGVLEMIASLALFCSALLYVRWRYQLNRKLAGEGGISGA